The genome window GAGCTGAACTGCCTGTGTCTTCATCTCATGGCAGGTGGGAGCAGTTTGACAAGAAATACCTGAGCCAGCTCCTGATGCGGAAATCTGCCTACAGGCTGCGGGATGAGATCTGGGATGTTTACTACAAGCTGAACATCCGTGATGCTATCAGCTTTGTAGATCAGGTACAGGCAGTAGTGGTGTCCAGGCAGCAGAATAGCCCTGGCAGGAGAGGTTCCCCTCATGTATGTTCCTCCCCTCATGTGCACCCTCTGGCCAGGCAGTGGGGACCTGtccatcccagctgtgtccttgCTGTCCTGATGCCTGCCTTGTCCTCCCACCTCCCAGGGTGGCCACGTGCACTCAGCTGCCAAGCTGGCGCTGCCCTCCATGCCCAGCCGCACGTCCATGTCAGAGTCATCAGTCACAAACCTCCTGTGAGTACAGCCATCCCTCTGAGCTCCTGGATGGACCTCGTGTGACCTCACAGCCACCCTCCTCCCCGGGGGCAGGTTGCACCAGGGCTGGCATGGAGCTCAGCCCATCCGTCTCCGTCTCCCGCAGGAGGGAGAGCGGGAGCGGCGCGTGCCTGGACCTGCAGGTGATCGACACGGTGCGGAGCCGCCGGGACAAGGAGGATGCTGCCATGCACCACGTGCTGCGAGGGAGCCTCTACAAGCCCCGCCGGCGGGTGAGCAGTCCCAGGCACGGCGTGGGCTGACCCCAAGGGGAGCAGCACCCgcaagaggagcagggatggatgatGCTCCGTGGGGCCAGCCGCTCACCCTGTGTCTCTTTGCCTCTCCCTCGGCCAGTACAAGGCCAGCTACAGCCGTCACTTCATCTCTCCAGATAAACAAGAGCGCCAAGATAAAGAAATCTTCCGGCAGAACATGAAGAGGCGTCTGGAGACCTTCAAGTCCACGAAGCACAATGTCTGCTCCTCCAAgagcaaggccaggctgaaggaaaaaggcaggaaaaaggcAAGTCCTCCCCAAGCTGCTGTTCTTTTCCTAGCTCTGGGATTTGGCCACCCCAAGATGCAGTAAGAGAGGTCCTTTTGGGGTGTGTAGGTGAAGTGTTGCAGGACATCAACAGCTCCAGAGCCAGAGGGGAAAGCGGCTCATCTCTTCTCAGTCCTGTTGATGCTGCGTGTGAGCATGCAGGTGCTGTGTGTCCATGTGTCCCCAGCATGCCATCAGTGCTGTGGGGTGGCTCTTCAATGAGCAAAGCCCTGGAGAAGCCCCAGGCTTGTTTTGCAAGAGCACTCAGTGTAGGTACAGATCCAGGCTCAGAAGTGTGGCTCTGCACCTCAACTTGAGCCTTAGGTATCTTCTTTTTTTGGAGGCTTTTGAAGCCATTGCAGCGGAGCAGTTCCTTGTGGGACCATGAAGATGCAAAGCCTAAGGACTAGAACCCATCTGCCATGTAGCCAGGGTGGGAATGTGCATGCCCAATGTTCGCTGGCTCGCAGGACCACCTCTTGGGGTTTAGGGCTTTGCACAGGGCAGGTCCCAGCCAGTTCCTCTTCTTTCACAGAAGAACATCTCTCTGACCAAAGAGACACCCAATGGGAAGACTCACAGAAATGTCCCCTGGCAGGATGCAGGTAAGGCCAGTGGCAAGTGAGGATGGCAGGTCCTGGCAAGGGGACCTGGTGGCGTGGGATGGGAGcacctgctgtgcctgcccacTGCCAGCTCGGTAGGATGACAGCACCAGGGTTGTGCTAGCACCAAACCAAGCCCCTCcatctgcctgcagctcctgtcctggTGATGGTcagctcagaggaggaggagagtgaTAGCTCAGAGACGGAGAAAGAGGACGATGAGGGGATTGTGTTCGTTGCTCGAGCCACTGATGAGGTCCTACAGGGAAAGACAACTCCTGGTAGGTACCAATGCTCCAATACCAGGGCAGCTGACATCAAGTAGCTTGTCCTTCCTCTGCCTGTAGAGCAAAGCTGCCATggcctaaccctaacccaaaACCAAAGTCCACAGAGCATGAATGGGAGAATCACtgtcctttggaggcatggcAAAACCTCTGTGTCCTGCATCCCTGGGCCAGCACAcggtgtgattcttggggttgTCCTGCATAGGGCAATGAATTGGACTCCataatccttgtgggtcctttccaactcaggatattctagGGTTCTATGGCCATTTGGTAGTGGTTGGTTCTGCAATGTTTGCAGGGTCCAAGGAGAGACTGAGAGCTGTGCAAGCTCCCTCTCACTGTCCCTCCATCTGCATCTCCAGGCAGCCTGGATGTCTGCCCCAGCCCGTGCATCATCCCTCCATCACCAACCCtagcagagaaggagctgccatGGAAAGGAGACCAGGCTGATCTGGCTGTTTATGTCTCCTCGGAGACCACCAAAATTGTGCCAGTGGATATGCAGAAGGCGTGGAACCAAAGCATCTCCTCCCTGGAGAGCATCGCTTCCCCCCCAGGCATCGAGAGCGGACCTCAGCACAGGAGATttgcctgccctgtgctggaagAGCAGCCCCAGTCTGCAAGCCAGGTgatgccagagcagagctcctgcttccAGTTCCCCAGCCACATCTCCAAGAGCGGCCGGTCACAGAGTGACAGCAGCCCAGAAggtcctgagcagcaggagctgaagccTTTGATGGccacagaggagcagggcagggtgccaccctctgcagagcccaggtggCTGATGTTCAACAGAGCAAGCCACCTCTGAGGCACCTTGTGGATTGGGAAGGGACTGAGAGCTGCAGACAGGCTATGACCTGGTGACTGCTCTGTCTTGCACTGCAAAGCTTGTGTGTGTCTCCATAAACTCCAGGAGTGGCAGGAGAACCCAGTACTCCTGTAGCTGTTCTTCAGGGTGTGCTTTGCCCATGCACCTACTGATGCAAACTGAACAATAACTGGTCTTTGTGCTGCGACAGCAGGTACCAGCCCCTGTCCGCCCAGGAAGGCACAGATCCCAAACCTCATTCTTCCTATCTGGTCCCTGCacatctctgcagctgggaggttAGAGATGtttctcccagggctgggatcccaaACAGACTTGATCCTGTcatggctgtgctgccctgaggtggtggctgctggaaaatgggctgtggctgctcacagGTATAAGAGTATGAGCTGgtctccagcctggctgtgagtAGGAGATCTCTGGGAAAAGGCCTGAGAGAAGTGCTGGTGCACAAGAGCCCACCCACACTCAGTGACCAAGCCATTGACTTCAAGGTGGCCACAGTGCTGGCTCCTCACAGCATGCATGGAGCTCAGCCAGGAGCTCAGAGATAGGCTCCTTGCCACGATAGCCCTGTGTTCCCTGGATTGTGGAGACTCCACAGAGGCAAGGCCATGGCTTTCTCaggactgggagcagggctcCTGGGGTTTGGCTCCACCAGGAGTTGGGCTAGCAAACCTGTACGCACAGGGACTCCAACAGCCaacctgctgtgccagcctcacACCCGTCACCTGGATGTGTTCCCAacagctgcagtgctcagctTTCTGGCTTCACCCGGAggcagctgccctgcacagcatcCTTGGTGTTCATTCTGCCCATGTCCCAGTCCCTCCAATTGCCTGGAGTGCATCAGCTGGGAAGACTGTTCGTGGTGCAAGGAGTGGAGCGAGCAGCAGGTATGAATATACACCAGGAGCAGGGGTGGTGGGTGTGACCAGTGTGCATCTTCAAAGGTCTGTCCCCAACACCTGCATCCCAGCCACCCCTGTTCCCTCCTCAGAGGGTGATGGTAGCTGGTGGCCCACATGATGAATTATTGCTGGTGTGACCCCAAGGGCCAAGAATTGCACCCAAAGGACTGCTCAGCACACAAAAGAGCACAATGGCTGGGCACCAGCAGAGTAGGAGGGTTGGGGTCATTCCTCTTTGGGAAAAATGGAGACTGGACTGTTAATGCTCCAAAGCAGATAAAAGgctgccttttccagctctaTGGGTGTGCTGAGACAGCAGGTGCCAAGGGGACACTTGGATGCACTGGGTAGTTGAGTTCAGTGTGGAGCAGGTGAGCTGGTGAGACTCCCAGCCCTgtcagcagggctcagcagaggCCCTTCAGCTCTGTACCTGTTCCACCAGATGAGcatgagatttttaaaaggtttttataTAGTTTTGCATTTCTGGTATGACTTATTCTAGTTTTGATTTCTGATATTGGGCCATACTAAATCTCTAGTTGGGTCAGTGTTTTCTGTAGCCATGGGCACCACAAATGACTCAATACTTAATATATTATTTGCAAGGATATTGTTATACTGTGAAAATATATGCAGAGTATTTTGTAATGTTCAATAAACTGGAGTTGGAGCAGATGTTATGGTCTGGTCTGTCTGTTGTCTGGGAacctctgcccatcctggttCGGTTCTCCTTTGCAGACACCATGTCCTTGTGCCTCTTCATTCTTCTCCATCCAAGGCCCCAAACCCCCTCTCTTGATGTGCCTAACGGGATTTCCTGGTTTCCATAAAGTTTGtggaaaatgtgaaattctTTCCAAAGCGATGCGTGCCTGCAGCTGTTGTGAGGCcgtgcagagggagcagccagcaAGAGACAAGGTCcttctgcccagagctgtggctgcacagccacCAGCGCGCTGGGAGCCCATGTCTTCCCATGTCCTCTCTCCTTgccaaaaatatgttttaaaggGATCTGTTTTGGGGTATTCTGGGTCACAGGAGCCTCCTTGCATTGGTGTGTGCTCGTTTTGCTCTTCCCCTTGATCTCCTGGTCTCTGCTTCTCCTGAAGCAAAGTAAATGTGGTTTACTTAATTCACAAGGCGGATGTTTGGCTTGTATTGAACCTGGCATCCTCTATCAACCCCTGGTCTTTTTTGGCAGGGTCAAATGTAGCTTCTAGCTCTGTTAGCTTTACACTGGCCCCTGTAGAAGCTCTTGCTCCTTGTGACATTCCCCATCTGCCTTGCATCTCACCAACAAcgctgctggctgagctgtgctctgcatgcTGGACctcactgccagcacagcctgcagccacaATTGCCTTGGCAGTGCAGCAGGCTGTGTGGGCCAGGTGGTTTCCTGGAAGAGGTGGGTCTGTGTCCTTCAGGTCctcagagaagggaaagctgACATCTGAGCTTCAGGAAGTGCTGGGGCTGGTTGCTGCTCTCATCCAGACATCTGAGCCTAGCAGCTAATGTGTGCCCAAGCTCTCCATGCCATCAGCCAGCAGCTTGGAGCCCTTCTTTCCACCCTCATCTTTGTTGTGAGCAGGGATGGTGGCTCCTGGCTGGTTTTTAGTCTTGTACTTCACTCTCTGTATTTCACCTGAGTATCCTGCCTGCACAGGACTGCTCTGATCCTTCCAGCATAGCAGAGAGTCATCTCTTTCAGCCTAAAAATACTAAAGTTCTTCAGTGGAAAAACATGAGGAGTGGGCCAAACCACAAATAAATGTGCCCAAACTTCTGCTTCTCCAGGACAGAGTAAGGCAGAGCCACACGAGCTGCTTGTCAGACTCTAACCCAGATCATACAACCCTCCGACTGTGACTGTAAGCAACCCCATCCCAGGGCAGACTATCACAGACCTATCATTTTGCACCCAGGCTTCTGTTTAGAGCCTGCCATTAAACCCACACATTTTTTCCGCAGGCATTTGCTTTCTCCAGTACTGAGCTTCCTCTGTGGTAGCAAAACTTGTGAAGTCAGCAGGGGATGTAAGGCA of Serinus canaria isolate serCan28SL12 chromosome 11, serCan2020, whole genome shotgun sequence contains these proteins:
- the SLC9A5 gene encoding sodium/hydrogen exchanger 5 isoform X3, with product MVSLSAILAVTFCGICCKKYVEANISQKSRTTVKYTMKTLASSSETIIFMFLGISAVDTSKWTWDTALVLGTLFFILLFRAVGVVLQTYVLNRFRLIPLDRIDQVVMSYGGLRGAVAFALVILLDREKVKAKDYFVATTIVVVFFTVIVQGLTIKPLVTWLKVKRSDHHKPTLNEELHEHAFDHILAAVEDIVGHHGYHYWRDKWEQFDKKYLSQLLMRKSAYRLRDEIWDVYYKLNIRDAISFVDQGGHVHSAAKLALPSMPSRTSMSESSVTNLLRESGSGACLDLQVIDTVRSRRDKEDAAMHHVLRGSLYKPRRRYKASYSRHFISPDKQERQDKEIFRQNMKRRLETFKSTKHNVCSSKSKARLKEKGRKKKNISLTKETPNGKTHRNVPWQDAAPVLVMVSSEEEESDSSETEKEDDEGIVFVARATDEVLQGKTTPGSLDVCPSPCIIPPSPTLAEKELPWKGDQADLAVYVSSETTKIVPVDMQKAWNQSISSLESIASPPGIESGPQHRRFACPVLEEQPQSASQVMPEQSSCFQFPSHISKSGRSQSDSSPEGPEQQELKPLMATEEQGRVPPSAEPRWLMFNRASHL